A DNA window from Linepithema humile isolate Giens D197 chromosome 6, Lhum_UNIL_v1.0, whole genome shotgun sequence contains the following coding sequences:
- the LOC137000437 gene encoding uncharacterized protein, with amino-acid sequence MNTNNELTSKESTNTYLDITNDPKRISDIIGANSSNLNPTHDHATISAPSTSGIKRSANNEPYSDSEIKKSIKITTSNNNAKDSSSQKSETINAIDNLTKNRYAHTNQGPFYVYIQSSSSPPSPIHPLYIGRTLTKWGKNDFTEVKKLGFSKISVKLKTKEAANLLISQQPFKDRSMSCFIPNYRIFRQGIIRNIPTDIDLEDLKTGIDCPTEITALRRLNRRVSIEDESGGKSTQFVPARTIVISFLNQILPKYIYIFGVRYEVTPFIPKTTICYSCYRFGHSATQCRGKPRCAHCGRSDHDNSTSCPNIASPPFCANCRGEHSPMDPLCPEFAIQKNVQLLAADRNIPLKEARDLLSGKNQNFNLRNDIFNFPPLGGSPSPDSPPSFSHFSSPIFRSSPYTNDSPVNYNNGISYAQATDSSNSYNNKTNKSPFSNIRGVPTPKAPNRPNQDSRGSGHDYLLEPNGRSLFRPPDGCAIPSERPNINHPPSPPSDSQESQLNFILQLFTQLIATVSNINPSLYNILINRSSLSYSSREKELPFNPYNNSYNG; translated from the coding sequence ATGAATACTAATAATGAATTAACCTCTAAGGAAAGTACTAATACGTACCTTGACATCACCAACGATCCAAAACGTATTTCCGATATAATCGGGGCTAATTCTTCCAACTTAAATCCTACACATGATCACGCCACTATTTCTGCACCATCTACGTCTGGGATCAAAAGATCTGCCAATAATGAACCTTATTCGGATTCTGAGATCAAAAAATCCATTAAAATTACCACATCCAATAATAACGCCAAAGACTCTTCTAGTCAAAAAAGCGAGACAATCAATGCTATCGATAAcctaacaaaaaatagatatgCACATACTAATCAAGGTCcattttatgtgtatattcaATCCTCTTCTTCTCCTCCCTCACCTATTCATCCTCTCTACATAGGACGCACCCTTACTAAATGGGGTAAGAACGATTTTACCGAGGTAAAGAAGTTGGGTTTTTCCAAAATCTCCGTCAAACTAAAGACCAAAGAAGCGGCTAATCTATTAATTTCACAACAGCCCTTCAAAGATCGCAGTATGTCATGCTTTATCCCAAATTATAGAATCTTTCGTCAGGGAATAATCCGAAATATCCCTACGGACATTGATTTAGAGGATCTAAAAACGGGAATTGACTGCCCAACTGAGATCACTGCCTTGAGAAGACTCAACAGAAGAGTCTCTATTGAAGACGAGTCTGGTGGTAAATCCACCCAATTTGTACCTGCTAGGACTATTGTAATATCCTTTTTAAACCAAATCCTTCccaaatatatctatatatttggTGTAAGATACGAGGTCACTCCTTTTATACCAAAAACAACAATCTGTTATTCTTGTTATAGATTTGGCCACTCAGCCACTCAGTGTCGAGGCAAACCTCGCTGCGCTCATTGCGGAAGATCAGATCATGACAACTCAACTTCTTGCCCTAACATTGCGTCCCCACCATTTTGCGCCAACTGCAGAGGAGAGCACTCTCCTATGGACCCCCTCTGCCCTGAATTTGCCATCCAGAAAAATGTTCAGCTACTTGCAGCGGATAGGAACATCCCTCTTAAGGAGGCTAGGGACTTACTCTCAGgtaaaaatcagaattttaaCTTGAGGAACGACATTTTCAATTTCCCCCCTCTTGGTGGGAGTCCTTCCCCCGACTCACCACCTAGCTTTTCTCACTTCTCTTCACCTATCTTCAGATCTTCTCCTTATACTAATGACTCGCCagtcaattataataatggtATTTCTTATGCGCAGGCGACGGATAGCTCTAactcttataataataaaaccaaCAAGAGTCCGTTCTCTAACATAAGGGGAGTTCCTACTCCTAAGGCCCCCAATCGTCCTAATCAGGACAGCCGAGGTTCTGGGCATGACTATTTGCTCGAGCCAAACGGTCGATCTCTTTTTAGACCTCCAGACGGGTGTGCTATCCCTTCTGAACGACCTAATATCAATCACCCCCCCTCTCCTCCTTCTGACTCCCAAGAGAGTCAGctaaattttattctgcaGCTGTTTACTCAGTTAATAGCTACGGTTTCTAATATAAACCcatctttatataatattctcattAACAGATCCTCTTTGTCCTATTCTTCCCGGGAAAAGGAACTTCCTTTCAATCCCTacaataattcttataatgGATAA
- the LOC137000508 gene encoding uncharacterized protein encodes MSKRSKLNDNSEIKLNFDEKELLILEVQKRPPLWDYSLPLMQRRCTIKQRLWAEIVLALNGKISIEKAQKKFKSLHDTYRKIIQSEKRMSGSARRDTVQNTVSNINSSDVDSSSSLTNDENNSGYIKKDFNEGRRRNKLIPQVQ; translated from the exons ATGTCTAAACGTTCAAAACTGAATGATAATtcagaaatcaaattaaattttgatgaaaaagaaTTACTAATTCTCGAAGTACAAAAACGGCCACCATTGTGGGATTATTCTTTACCTTTGATGCAACGTAGATGTACAATCAAACAACGATTATGGGCAGAAATAGTTTTGGCATTAAATG gTAAAATAAGTATAGAAAAAGcacaaaaaaagtttaaatcaTTGCATGATacatatcgtaaaataatacaatcagAAAAACGAATGAGTGGATCTGCTAGGAGGGATACAGTACAAAA CACTGTGTCTAATATAAATAGTAGTGATGTCGATTCAAGCTCATCATTAAcgaatgatgaaaataattcagGATACATCAAAAAAG attttaatgaaggaagaagaagaaacaaaCTGATACCTCAAGTGCAATAG